In the genome of Cryptomeria japonica chromosome 8, Sugi_1.0, whole genome shotgun sequence, one region contains:
- the LOC131049634 gene encoding uncharacterized protein LOC131049634 → MDIRCSQNLDDGELWLPSDFLSDESPPKERVMQSNKINKPHILYELPYEWNSFGFPLDSSSYNSPVESVVGSTETESDEEDEHVAGLAHQIAHSMLDDDDNSYRIPDLQWASKPNVFDTCKSNTMARSPQSILSAAGSWSTVSSKGPSQVSSPPTTPLIESTDASLDLVYAAAREVVRLDMDGLRQIPTSQIHAQGIIGAVRRHNAPATHPSTLFNKDFQTGSNSFSGFPSKDRAYSSQTLQRSWSDKAKEEDRKHVSYQYRQPKNNNTSAWGRQAKSTPTQVQHLQSRAGSKSGVGNRPTKCVDYSSSPWPPLQQAGGSGMRAVFLGPNGSGRESGGTGVFLPRRVGNNSDLRRKPACSTVLLPSRIVQALNLNVEDINAQTGLQCSISHNYRDALTSTPAIHPSAQYVGKPVDHCKLAPKNGFSEHQINTFYSATSQIQAAPAEISLPQEWTY, encoded by the exons ATGGATATTCGGTGTTCCCAAAACTTGGATGATGGAGAGCTATGGCTGCCTTCTGATTTCCTAAGTGATGAAAGCCCGCCGAAGGAAAGAGTCATGCagagcaataaaatcaataagccACATATTCTTTATGAGTTACCCTATGAGTGGAACTCCTTTGGGTTTCCCCTGGATTCCTCGTCCTATAACTCCCCTGTTGAGTCAGTTGTAGGCTCAACTGAAACAGAGAGTGATGAAGAAGACGAACATGTCGCTGGTCTAGCACATCAGATTGCTCATTCCATGCTTGATGACGACGATAACAGTTACAGAATTCCTGATTTGCAGTGGGCATCCAAGCCGAATGTCTTTGATACATGCAAG TCCAATACAATGGCCAGGTCTCCGCAATCTATCTTGTCGGCAGCGGGTAGTTGGTCTACAGTAAGCTCCAAAGGACCTTCACAGGTCTCATCCCCTCCTACAACTCCCCTGATAGAGAGCACTGATGCATCATTGGATTTAGTGTATGCTGCAGCTCGAGAAGTTGTGAGGCTGGACATGGACGGTCTAAGGCAAATACCCACATCCCAAATACATGCCCAAGGCATCATAGGAGCTGTTAGACGGCATAACGCCCCTGCTACACATCCTTCAACTCTTTTCAACAAGGACTTCCAGACCGGGAGCAACAGTTTCTCAGGATTTCCTTCCAAGGATAGAGCTTACTCGTCTCAAACACTTCAAAGAAGTTGGAGTGATAAGGCCAAGGAAGAAGATAGGAAACATGTTTCTTATCAA TATAGGCAACCGAAGAACAATAATACATCTGCTTGGGGAAGACAAGCAAAATCCACACCCACACAAGTTCAGCACTTGCAATCCAGGGCAGGCAGCAAATCTGGTGTTGGCAACCGGCCTACAAAGTGTGTTGACTACTCTTCTTCTCCATGGCCTCCCCTGCAGCAAGCGGGCGGGTCTGGTATGAGAGCCGTTTTCCTTGGACCAAATGGCTCAGGCCGAGAATCCGGAGGCACTGGCGTGTTCTTACCTCGGCGTGTTGGTAACAACTCTGATTTAAGGAGGAAGCCAG CTTGTTCCACTGTGCTGCTGCCCTCTAGGATTGTGCAGGCACTGAACCTGAatgttgaagacataaatgctcaaACAGGGCTGCAGTGTAGTATTTCTCACAACTATCGTG ATGCTTTGACATCAACACCTGCAATTCATCCATCAGCACAGTATGTTGGGAAACCTGTTGATCATTGCAAACTTGCCCCTAAAAATGGTTTCTCTGAGCACCAAATTAACACTTTCTATTCGGCGACTTCTCAGATCCAGGCTGCACCAGCAGAAATAAGCTTACCTCAGGAGTGGACTTATTAA